The following are from one region of the Odontesthes bonariensis isolate fOdoBon6 chromosome 16, fOdoBon6.hap1, whole genome shotgun sequence genome:
- the orai2 gene encoding protein orai-2 — translation MSSELNVPMGSPALGVSERAPDGGGMDYRDWVRRSYLELVSSNHHSAQALSWRKLYLSRAKLKASSRTSALLSGFAMVAMVEVQLEVEYCYPRALLIAFSVCTTVLVAVHLFALLISTCILPNVEAVSNIHNLNSVSESPHERMHHYIELAWGFSTALGILLFLAEVVLLCWVKFLPVESGREKKKQASCNTTTTTSSGTTPDSGWQAALASTIIMVPVGVIFVVFTIHFYRSLVRHKTERHHQEIEELHKIKVQLDGHERGLQNV, via the exons ATGAGCAGTGAGCTGAACGTGCCTATGGGGTCCCCTGCCCTGGGGGTCTCAGAGCGAGCTCCAGATGGCGGGGGGATGGACTACAGGGACTGGGTGCGACGCAGTTACCTGGAGCTGGTCAGCTCAAACCACCACTCGGCGCAGGCTCTGTCCTGGAGGAAACTCTATCTGAGTCGTGCCAAGCTGAAGGCGTCCAGCAGGACCTCTGCGCTGCTCTCCGGCTTTGCGATG GTGGCCATGGTGGAGGTGCAATTGGAGGTGGAGTACTGTTACCCTCGAGCGCTCCTCATTGCCTTCAGCGTGTGCACCACCGTGCTGGTGGCAGTGCACCTCTTCGCCCTGCTAATCAGCACCTGCATCCTGCCCAACGTCGAAGCCGTCAGCAACATCCACAACCTGAACTCCGTCAGTGAGTCGCCTCACGAGCGCATGCATCACTACATCGAGCTAGCGTGGGGCTTCTCCACAGCTCTGGGCATCCTGCTGTTTTTAGCAGAGGTGGTGCTCCTCTGCTGGGTCAAGTTCCTGCCCGTCGAATCcggcagggaaaaaaaaaaacaagcctcctgcaacaccaccaccaccacctcctccgGCACGACCCCGGACAGTGGCTGGCAGGCCGCGCTGGCCTCCACCATCATCATGGTCCCGGTGGGGGTGATTTTTGTGGTGTTTACCATTCACTTCTATCGCTCTCTGGTGCGCCACAAGACGGAGCGCCACCACCAGGAGATCGAGGAACTGCACAAGATAAAGGTGCAGCTGGACGGGCACGAGAGAGGCCTCCAGAATGTGTGA